From bacterium, one genomic window encodes:
- a CDS encoding KH domain-containing protein produces MTGDYQAFLEFLIKAIVDNPDDVKIERKVDEMGVLLSLKVNPQDMGQVIGRQGATAKSIRSLLRIVGVKNNARVNLKIEEPEGSTRFNQPSEGVQKVVEDLKF; encoded by the coding sequence ATGACAGGTGATTATCAGGCGTTCCTTGAATTTCTTATCAAAGCCATTGTTGACAATCCTGACGATGTCAAGATTGAACGCAAGGTAGATGAGATGGGAGTTCTGCTTTCTTTGAAAGTTAACCCCCAGGACATGGGCCAAGTAATTGGCCGCCAAGGTGCGACAGCTAAATCTATTCGTTCTCTGTTGCGGATTGTAGGCGTGAAAAATAATGCCCGGGTTAATCTGAAAATTGAAGAGCCCGAAGGCAGCACTCGCTTCAATCAGCCCAGCGAAGGAGTACAGAAAGTTGTTGAAGATTTGAAGTTCTAA
- the trmD gene encoding tRNA (guanosine(37)-N1)-methyltransferase TrmD — MVFDIITIFPEAFSYLNESILKRAQKKGLLEIKIHNLRDFTEDKHRKVDDKPYAGGPGMVIKIEPIIKAVQSLTKKSKYSKTKSLIILFSPAGKQFDSKMAVGLAKKCERLIFICGHYEGIDARVKKAISDMGLKIEEISVGPYVLSGGELPAMILIDAVSRHLPGVLGKEESLEEKRLGIGVPAYTRPEIFVHKGKKYPAPKILLSGNHAAIVQWRTKHRQKKDF, encoded by the coding sequence ATGGTTTTTGATATCATCACAATTTTTCCAGAGGCGTTTTCTTATCTTAATGAATCAATCTTAAAACGAGCCCAGAAAAAGGGTTTGCTTGAAATTAAAATTCACAATCTCCGGGATTTCACCGAAGACAAACATCGGAAAGTTGATGACAAACCTTATGCCGGCGGCCCGGGAATGGTAATTAAAATTGAACCCATTATAAAAGCGGTTCAATCTTTAACTAAAAAATCTAAATACTCAAAAACTAAAAGCTTAATTATTTTATTTTCTCCGGCAGGGAAACAGTTTGACAGCAAAATGGCAGTTGGATTGGCGAAAAAATGCGAGCGTTTAATTTTTATCTGCGGGCATTATGAGGGGATTGATGCGAGAGTTAAAAAGGCGATTTCTGATATGGGGTTGAAAATTGAAGAAATTTCTGTCGGCCCTTATGTTTTGAGCGGCGGCGAATTGCCGGCGATGATTTTAATTGACGCCGTTTCCCGCCATTTGCCCGGAGTTTTGGGAAAAGAGGAATCGCTTGAAGAAAAACGCCTGGGTATCGGCGTGCCGGCCTACACCCGGCCGGAAATTTTTGTTCATAAAGGCAAAAAATATCCGGCGCCAAAAATTTTATTGTCCGGCAATCACGCGGCGATTGTTCAATGGCGAACCAAACATCGGCAAAAGAAAGATTTCTAA
- the rpsB gene encoding 30S ribosomal protein S2 → MIETELDITQNSHFKEMLEAGIIYGHKKAKTNPKMRPHIFSTRNGIELIDLKAVISALDKARDFLKEKTSQGATVCMVGTQPAAQKLIEDFAQKHNLPFMTQRWLGGILTNFKIINQRVNYYLGLKAKKEQGELDKYTKKERVKIDKEITKMGKAFSGLVYLNKLPDVLFVIDTLEHKNAVHEAKLLKIPVIAVMSTDCDPSIIDYPIPGNDHSKASIDWILKYLEPAFVKSAEPAGELSVPREAGKTQ, encoded by the coding sequence ATGATAGAAACGGAATTAGACATAACCCAAAATAGCCATTTTAAGGAAATGCTTGAAGCGGGCATAATTTACGGCCACAAAAAAGCCAAGACCAATCCCAAGATGAGGCCGCATATTTTTTCCACCCGCAACGGCATTGAATTGATTGACCTTAAAGCCGTTATTTCGGCGCTGGATAAAGCCAGGGATTTTCTTAAAGAGAAAACCAGCCAGGGCGCGACGGTGTGCATGGTTGGCACTCAGCCGGCTGCCCAGAAACTCATTGAAGATTTTGCCCAAAAACATAATTTACCTTTTATGACGCAGCGTTGGTTGGGTGGGATTTTAACCAATTTTAAAATTATCAACCAGCGGGTGAATTATTATCTGGGGTTGAAAGCCAAAAAAGAGCAGGGCGAATTGGACAAATACACCAAAAAAGAACGGGTGAAAATAGATAAAGAGATAACTAAAATGGGAAAGGCCTTCAGCGGATTGGTTTATCTCAATAAACTGCCGGATGTTTTATTTGTGATTGATACTTTGGAGCATAAAAACGCGGTTCACGAAGCCAAACTCCTGAAGATTCCGGTAATCGCCGTTATGTCAACCGATTGCGACCCTTCAATAATTGATTATCCGATTCCAGGCAACGACCACAGCAAGGCCAGTATTGATTGGATCCTGAAATATTTGGAACCGGCTTTTGTCAAAAGCGCTGAGCCCGCAGGAGAACTTTCGGTTCCACGTGAGGCAGGCAAAACTCAATAA
- the tsf gene encoding translation elongation factor Ts gives MAKVNIEVIQKLRDATGAGVMSCKKAYAEANGDFAKAVALIKERGLVKVEQKSDRSTGAGLLETYIHNDRVGVMLELRCETDFVARSDVFKGLAHNLVMQIAAMEPVDVKNLLSQPYIKNEAMAINDLIKDAIARVGENVKVERFCRYEL, from the coding sequence ATGGCCAAAGTTAATATTGAAGTTATTCAAAAACTTAGAGACGCAACCGGTGCCGGCGTGATGTCTTGTAAAAAGGCGTATGCCGAGGCGAACGGTGATTTTGCCAAAGCCGTGGCCCTTATTAAAGAACGGGGATTGGTCAAGGTGGAGCAAAAATCAGACCGTTCAACAGGCGCGGGGCTTCTTGAAACCTATATCCACAATGACCGAGTGGGGGTTATGCTGGAACTTCGTTGTGAAACTGATTTTGTGGCTCGTTCGGATGTTTTTAAAGGATTGGCGCATAATTTGGTTATGCAAATTGCCGCGATGGAGCCCGTTGATGTTAAAAATTTGCTTTCTCAGCCCTATATTAAAAACGAAGCAATGGCTATAAATGATTTGATAAAAGATGCTATCGCCAGAGTGGGGGAGAATGTTAAAGTAGAAAGGTTTTGCCGATACGAATTGTAA
- a CDS encoding four helix bundle protein, with protein sequence MFLFENLDVYQRSLKLAINICKIANNFSIKFSRLRDQFIGAGISVPLNIAEGSGRDSQKGKKNFYKISRTSLFELIPILEICLNLELINKIVYNEFKEEIESLSKMLSGLMKSLE encoded by the coding sequence ATGTTTTTATTTGAAAATTTAGATGTTTATCAAAGAAGTTTGAAATTAGCTATAAATATTTGTAAAATAGCTAATAATTTTTCTATAAAATTTTCTCGATTAAGGGATCAATTTATAGGTGCCGGAATTTCGGTTCCTTTAAATATTGCCGAAGGCTCGGGGAGGGATTCTCAAAAAGGAAAGAAAAATTTTTATAAAATCAGTCGGACATCGCTTTTTGAATTAATCCCGATTTTGGAAATTTGTTTAAACTTGGAATTAATAAATAAAATTGTGTATAATGAATTTAAAGAAGAGATTGAATCGCTTTCAAAAATGTTGAGTGGTTTAATGAAATCTTTAGAATAA
- the rpmG gene encoding 50S ribosomal protein L33, translating into MANAKSKFSEYLIRLKCAVCKRVNYYTRKNKKTVEKKLEYKKHCKWCKKHTIHKEAKK; encoded by the coding sequence ATGGCAAACGCAAAATCAAAATTTTCGGAATATTTAATAAGGCTGAAATGCGCCGTTTGTAAGCGGGTGAATTATTACACGCGCAAAAACAAGAAAACCGTTGAGAAAAAATTAGAATACAAAAAACATTGCAAGTGGTGCAAGAAACACACTATTCATAAAGAAGCCAAGAAATAA